From a region of the Phaseolus vulgaris cultivar G19833 chromosome 6, P. vulgaris v2.0, whole genome shotgun sequence genome:
- the LOC137831185 gene encoding TORTIFOLIA1-like protein 1, with translation MKHPKPQNQTNPTPSPSSRSSSSSSSLSSHLAMVELKQRILTSLSKLSDRDTHQIAVEDLEKTIAALSPDAIPMILNCLYDAATDPKPAVKRDALRLLAAVCAAHADAAAAHLTKIIAHVVRRLKDADSAVRDACRDTVGALAAQYLKGDGGGGGVGTVVGLFVKPLFEAMGEQNKGVQAGAAVCMAKMVECAGGGGEAPVPAFQKLCPRICKLLSSPNFMAKAAILPVVASLSQVGAIAPQSLEHLLPSIHECLSSTDWATRKAAAEALSSLALHSSSLVIDKAAPTLEVLEACRFDKIKPVRDSINEALQLWKKIAGKGDGSLDDSKPSSDGGNESAISSDTSDPKKVSLDERKTNSSTSSSNLDSNSKAKAAGISEKAVVILKKKAPALSDKELNPEFFQKLERRGSDDLPVEVVVPRRGLNSSNSNNEEESEANVKDSKERTSSVGNIPNDDFHGSLSNKYRIFERGNDGNSKQRNYDDFGHDRYPERRVNSKEPRTKAYDTDDRAENDQREGSANLSGFSKTDGQSEVPFSNNRGNWLAIQRQLLQLERQQVHLMNMLQDFMGGSHDSMVTLENRVRGLERIVEDMSRDLSISSSRRNFTGFEGSSSRPSSKYNGFNDYSSSKYGRGGDGRIQFGERFSQSDGNALGMRGRGPSWRSDMSEGWDLPGYGSSRNNSQVPSRRAFGGSSADGRSPKSVHESDQSGNRRAWDKAAMPIRLGEGPSARSVWQASKDEATLEAIRVAGEDNGASRATRVAIPEMTAEALADDNVGQERDAIWTSWTNAMDALQVGDTDSAFAEVLSTGDDILLVKLMDRTGPVIDQLSSEVACEIVNAIGQFLLDQNMYDICLSWIQQLLEIVLENGADTFGIPMEMKKELLLNLHEASTDTTEAWEGVHPDQLLLQLASAWEIDLQQHDK, from the exons ATGAAGCACCCAAAACCCCAAAACCAAACAAACCCAACACCATCACCCTCATCAAGATCTTCATCCTCATCTTCTTCACTCTCATCCCACCTTGCTATGGTGGAGCTCAAGCAGAGGATCCTCACCTCCTTATCCAAGCTCTCCGACCGCGACACGCACCAGATCGCGGTCGAGGACCTCGAGAAGACCATTGCTGCGCTCTCGCCGGACGCCATTCCCATGATTCTCAACTGCCTCTACGACGCCGCCACCGACCCAAAGCCCGCCGTCAAGCGAGACGCCCTGCGCCTCCTCGCCGCCGTCTGCGCCGCCCACGCCGATGCCGCGGCCGCGCACCTCACCAAGATCATCGCCCATGTCGTGCGCCGCCTCAAGGACGCCGACTCCGCCGTGCGAGACGCCTGCCGCGACACCGTCGGCGCGCTTGCGGCGCAGTATCTGAAGGGCGACGGCGGGGGAGGGGGGGTCGGGACGGTGGTGGGGCTGTTCGTGAAGCCGCTGTTCGAGGCCATGGGGGAGCAGAACAAGGGGGTGCAGGCGGGCGCGGCGGTGTGCATGGCGAAGATGGTGGAGTGTGCTGGCGGCGGAGGGGAGGCGCCGGTGCCGGCGTTCCAGAAACTTTGTCCGAGGATCTGCAAGCTGCTCAGCAGTCCCAATTTCATGGCCAAGGCGGCGATTTTGCCGGTGGTTGCCAGCTTGTCACAG GTTGGAGCAATTGCACCACAAAGTTTGGAACATTTGCTGCCCAGCATCCATGAATGTCTTTCAAGTACGGATTGGGCAACACGTAAAGCAGCAGCTGAGGCATTAAGTTCTTTGGCATTGCATTCAAGCAGTTTGGTTATTGATAAAGCAGCACCCACACTGGAAGTACTCGAGGCTTGCCGATTTGACAAG ATAAAACCTGTAAGAGATAGCATCAATGAGGCATTGCAATTGTGGAAAAAGATCGCAGGAAAAGGAGATGGGTCCCTTGATGATTCAAAGCCCTCGTCTG ATGGTGGGAATGAATCAGCTATTTCGTCAGATACAAGTGACCCGAAAAAAGTAAGTCTTGATGAGAGGAAGACTAATTCATCAACTAGTTCTTCAAACTTGGATTCAAATTCTAAGGCCAAAGCAGCTGGCATCTCTGAGAAGGCAGTTGTAATACTGAAAAAGAAAGCACCCGCCTTATCTGATAAAGAACTAAATCCAGAATTTTTCCAAAAACTTGAAAGAAGGGGTTCGGATGATTTACCAGTGGAAGTAGTTGTTCCTCGGAGAGGCCTTAATTCTTCTAACTCCAACAACGAGGAAGAGTCAGAGGCaaatgttaaagattcaaaaGAAAGAACAAGTTCTGTTGGAAACATCCCTAATGATGATTTTCATGGATCCTTAAGTAATAAATATCGTATCTTTGAGAGAGGCAATGATGGAAATTCTAAACAAAGGAATTATGATGATTTTGGCCATGACAGATACCCTGAAAGAAGGGTGAACTCAAAAGAACCTAGGACTAAGGCATATGATACTGATGATAGGGCTGAAAATGATCAGAGGGAGGGTTCTGCCAATCTTTCAGGTTTTTCTAAAACTGATGGTCAATCTGAAGTACCCTTCTCCAATAACAGAGGAAATTGGTTGGCCATCCAGAGGCAGTTGCTGCAACTGGAAAGGCAACAAGTTCATCTAATGAATATGCTTCAG GATTTCATGGGTGGATCACATGATAGTATGGTGACTCTAGAGAATAGAGTGCGAGGTCTAGAGAGAATTGTTGAAGACATGTCTCGAGATTTATCCATATCATCAAGTCGTAGAAACTTTACAGGGTTTGAAGGATCATCTAGCAGGCCATCTAGCAAGTATAATGGTTTCAATGACTACTCCAGTTCCAAATATGGAAGAGGCGGTGATGGACGCATCCAATTTGGTGAAAGATTTTCCCAATCTGATGGAAATGCTTTGGGAATGAGGGGAAGAGGGCCATCTTGGAGATCTGACATGTCTGAAGGGTGGGATCTTCCTGGGTATGGTTCTTCTAGAAATAATAGCCAGGTTCCTTCAAGGAGGGCTTTTGGTGGTAGTTCTGCTGATGGAAGATCACCAAAATCTGTGCATGAGAGTGATCAATCAGGAAATAGGAGAGCTTGGGATAAAGCAGCAATGCCCATCCGGCTTGGTGAGGGACCCTCTGCTAGAAGTGTCTGGCAAGCTTCTAAGGACGAAGCTACCTTGGAAGCAATTCGGGTTGCTGGTGAGGACAATGGAGCATCTCGAGCAACAAGGGTAGCAATCCCTGAAATGACTGCAGAAGCTCTTGCTGATGACAATGTTGGGCAAGAGAGGGATGCCATCTGGACTTCTTGGACCAATGCAATGGATGCCCTTCAAGTAGGTGACACAGATTCAGCCTTTGCAGAAGTATTATCCACTGGTGATGATATTTTGCTTGTAAAGCTAATGGATAGAACAGGTCCTGTAATTGACCAACTTTCAAGTGAAGTTGCATGTGAAATTGTGAATGCCATTGGACAATTCTTACTGGACCAGAACATGTATGACATCTGCTTGTCTTGGATCCAACAG TTGCTGGAGATAGTATTGGAAAATGGAGCCGATACCTTTGGCATCCCCATGGAAATGAAGAAAGAGCTATTACTGAATTTACATGAAGCTTCTACAGATACAACTGAGGCTTGGGAAGGGGTACATCCTGATCAGCTTTTATTGCAGTTGGCATCAGCCTGGGAAATTGATCTACAACAGCATGACAAATAG